In the genome of Pseudorasbora parva isolate DD20220531a chromosome 10, ASM2467924v1, whole genome shotgun sequence, one region contains:
- the lpin1a gene encoding phosphatidate phosphatase LPIN1 isoform X2: MSLWCVSLTALCSVPLFTSVLARWECCAHGKKCEVCHMSHKHIRASARTSEVDIEINGEPVSLHMKLGENGEAFFVKETESDEEMVPSHLATSPIISEGSALMQAQVGKGLSRLSESGNGTSIQTLGPMQAPGDSSIMKKRRKRRRKSKIDSMKREDNGDFSEDEDMFTIDMSSDDDTEATCSRAMSHELFAEQLKGTSAYTQSEGKWTGVQSTGLEKTCSLPIPTNAGLSFSCPQQTAMFQSTHSSPNSSLPSTPKSDSELLNSQKGKLDNPEMLWTWGELPHAAKPSFLQPLPEPMVVIPRSMPPSESTHFRAITGDGTGESRSNDVYVPDLRAGGATSAPAVDVEAISVAAHLITELEEGRHSPGAHGISKTDSPSKRKDKRSRHLGSDGIYLDDITELEPEVAALYFPKSDGTTSVRGGADPRSANQSPQSVGSSGMDSGVDSFSDQLGDLPHIAISLCGGLTENREITREEFEERAISYQEFADNPSIIDDPNLVVKIGTKYYNWTTAAPIVLAVQVFQKPLPKATVENIMKEKMPKKGGRWWFSWRGRNNSSKSESASDQIEGGDESIRTGTVSRLKDESSSSDDDSGSAKQNPMSNQPEVLHSSGGHWYRKTLRLSTEQLASLHLKDGPNDVAFSVTTQYQGTCRCEGTIYLWNWDDKIVISDIDGTITRSDTLGHILPTLGKDWTHQGIARLYHRVSQNGYKFMYCSARAIGMADMTRGYLHWVNERGTMLPMGPVLLSPSSLFSAFHREVIEKKPEKFKIECLTDIKNLFYPNKEPFYAAFGNRATDVYSYKEVGVPLNRIFTVNPKGELIQEHAKTNISSYGRLCEVVDHVFPLLIRGNTTDFPCSDTFSQFTFWREQLPEVDKQDENSESS; this comes from the exons GAGATGGTGCCGTCCCACTTGGCTACGTCACCCATCATTTCAGAAGGCTCTGCCCTGATGCAGGCCCAAGTGGGAAAAGGCTTGTCTCGTCTGTCTGAGTCTGGAAACGGAACCTCTATTCAAACCCTGGGCCCCATGCAGGCCCCTGGTGACAGTTCAATAatgaagaagaggaggaagaggaggagaaaATCTAAAATAGACAGCATGAAGCGAGAGGACAATGGAGACTTTTCAGAAGACGAGGACATGTTTACCATCGACATGAGTTCTGATGATGACACAGAGGCTACATGCAGCAG AGCCATGTCACATGAGCTGTTTGCTGAGCAGCTGAAAGGAACTAGCGCATACACACAGTCTGAAGGGAAATGGACTGGTGTTCAAAG TACAGGGTTGGAGAAGACATGCTCTTTACCCATTCCCACCAATGCAGGATTATCTTTTTCCTGCCCTCAACAAACAGCCATGTTCCAGTCCACACACAG CAGTCCAAATAGCTCCTTGCCATCTACACCCAAGAGTGATTCTGAGTTGCTGAACAGTCAGAAGGGAAAACTAGACAACCCTGAGATGCTGTGGACATGGGGAGAGCTGCCTCATGCTGCCAAG CCTTCATTCCTGCAGCCCCTGCCAGAGCCCATGGTGGTCATACCAAGATCAATGCCACCGTCTGAAAGCACGCACTTCAGAGCCATCACTGGGGATGGAACGGGGGAGTCTCGAAGCAATGATGTGTATGTGCCTGATCTCAGGGCTGGAGGGGCAACATCTGCTCCTGCTGTAGATGTGGAGGCCATCAGTGTAGCCGCCCATCTTATCACAGAACTAGAGGAGGGGCGTCACAGTCCTGGGGCTCATGGCATTAGCAAGACAGACTCTCCATCAAAGAGAAAAG ACAAAAGAAGCCGGCACTTGGGATCAGATGGAATATACCTGGATGACATCACAGAGCTGGAGCCTGAGGTGGCAGCCCTGTACTTCCCAAAGAG TGATGGAACAACTTCTGTGAGGGGAGGGGCAGATCCGAGAAGTGCAAATCAGTCCCCTCAGTCAGTGGGCAGCAGTGGAATGGACAGTGGGGTGGACAGCTTTTCTGACCAGTTAGGAGACTTGCCTCATATTGCCATCTCTCTGTGTGGAGGACTGACAGAAAACAGAGAGATCACTAGAG AGGAATTTGAGGAACGAGCAATATCTTATCAGGAGTTTGCAGATAATCCATCCATCATTGATGATCCCAACCTGGTTGTAAAGATTGGAACTAA GTATTATAATTGGACCACAGCTGCTCCTATCGTACTGGCCGTGCAGGTTTTTCAGAAGCCCTTGCCAAAG GCCACAGTAGAGAACATCATGAAGGAGAAGATGCCCAAGAAAGGAGGACGCTGGTGGTTCTCATGGCGGGGCAGAAACAACAGCTCCAAATCG GAATCAGCATCTGACCAGATTGAAGGTGGAGATGAGTCTATAAGAACAGGAACTGTGAGCAG ATTGAAGGATGAGTCATCATCCAGTGATGATGACAGTGGAAGTGCTAAACAGAATCCCATGAGCAATCAGCCTGAAGTTCTCCACAGCTCGGGAGGCCACTGGTACAGGAAGACTCTTCGTTTGTCCACAGAACAGCTA GCCAGTCTGCACTTAAAAGATGGCCCCAATGATGTGGCCTTCAGCGTCACCACCCAGTACCAGGGCACCTGCCGCTGTGAGGGCACCATTTATCTGTGGAACTGGGATGACAAGATAGTGATTTCAGATATTGATGGCACCATCACAAG GTCTGACACCCTGGGACACATTTTACCAACTCTGGGTAAAGACTGGACCCATCAGGGCATTGCACGACTCTACCACAGAGTCAGCCA GAATGGCTACAAATTTATGTACTGTTCAGCTCGGGCTATTGGCATGGCTGACATGACCCGGGGTTACCTGCACTGGGTTAATGAAAGAGGCACTATGCTACCCATGGGACCTGTGCTGCTTAGTCCTAGCAGTCTGTTCTCTGCATTTCACAG GGAGGTCATTGAGAAGAAGCCAGAAAAGTTTAAAATCGAATGTCTGACCGATATTAAAAATCTGTTCTATCCAAACAAAGAACCTTTCTATGCTGCTTTCGGAAACAGGGCAACA GATGTTTATTCATATAAAGAGGTGGGAGTGCCTTTGAACAGAATATTCACTGTGAATCCTAAAGGAGAGCTCATCCAAGAACACGCAAAGACCAACATATCATC CTATGGCCGTCTGTGTGAGGTCGTAGACCATGTCTTCCCTCTTCTGATCAGAGGGAACACCACAGACTTCCCCTGTTCAGACACTTTCAGCCAGTTCACTTTCTGGAGAGAGCAGTTACCAGAAGTAGACAAGCAGGATGAAAATTCAGAGAGCAGCTGA
- the pfn4 gene encoding profilin-4, protein MNPFPKLLEESLINTKHVECAAILVAKTGDLTAASNFTVCPEQSRMFIDSFKQVNVTRERGLNFRNKLYTCVRADKRSIYTKCEGHGLILVRTALYVIVATYSQSMYPSICVEAVEKLAEYLREKGK, encoded by the exons ATGAACCCATTTCCAAAGTTATTAGAAGAAAGTCTCATTAACACGAAACATGTCGAGTGTGCAGCGATACTTGTGGCTAAAACAGGCGACTTAACGGCTGCGTCTAATTTTACA GTCTGTCCAGAACAATCACGAATGTTTATAGACTCATTCAAACAGGTGAACGTAACGAGGGAGAGAGGACTCAACTTCAGGAACAAGCTCTACACCTGCGTGCGTGCTGACAAACGCTCGATATACACAAAATGT GAAGGACATGGCCTGATATTGGTGAGAACTGCACTGTATGTGATTGTCGCCACATACTCACAGAGCATGTATCCAAGTATCTGTGTGGAAGCAGTTGAGAAACTAG CCGAGTATCTGCGTGAAAAGGGAAAATGA
- the lpin1a gene encoding phosphatidate phosphatase LPIN1 isoform X3 yields the protein MVPSHLATSPIISEGSALMQAQVGKGLSRLSESGNGTSIQTLGPMQAPGDSSIMKKRRKRRRKSKIDSMKREDNGDFSEDEDMFTIDMSSDDDTEATCSRAMSHELFAEQLKGTSAYTQSEGKWTGVQSTGLEKTCSLPIPTNAGLSFSCPQQTAMFQSTHSSPNSSLPSTPKSDSELLNSQKGKLDNPEMLWTWGELPHAAKPSFLQPLPEPMVVIPRSMPPSESTHFRAITGDGTGESRSNDVYVPDLRAGGATSAPAVDVEAISVAAHLITELEEGRHSPGAHGISKTDSPSKRKDKRSRHLGSDGIYLDDITELEPEVAALYFPKSDGTTSVRGGADPRSANQSPQSVGSSGMDSGVDSFSDQLGDLPHIAISLCGGLTENREITREEFEERAISYQEFADNPSIIDDPNLVVKIGTKYYNWTTAAPIVLAVQVFQKPLPKATVENIMKEKMPKKGGRWWFSWRGRNNSSKSESASDQIEGGDESIRTGTVSRLKDESSSSDDDSGSAKQNPMSNQPEVLHSSGGHWYRKTLRLSTEQLASLHLKDGPNDVAFSVTTQYQGTCRCEGTIYLWNWDDKIVISDIDGTITRSDTLGHILPTLGKDWTHQGIARLYHRVSQNGYKFMYCSARAIGMADMTRGYLHWVNERGTMLPMGPVLLSPSSLFSAFHREVIEKKPEKFKIECLTDIKNLFYPNKEPFYAAFGNRATDVYSYKEVGVPLNRIFTVNPKGELIQEHAKTNISSYGRLCEVVDHVFPLLIRGNTTDFPCSDTFSQFTFWREQLPEVDKQDENSESS from the exons ATGGTGCCGTCCCACTTGGCTACGTCACCCATCATTTCAGAAGGCTCTGCCCTGATGCAGGCCCAAGTGGGAAAAGGCTTGTCTCGTCTGTCTGAGTCTGGAAACGGAACCTCTATTCAAACCCTGGGCCCCATGCAGGCCCCTGGTGACAGTTCAATAatgaagaagaggaggaagaggaggagaaaATCTAAAATAGACAGCATGAAGCGAGAGGACAATGGAGACTTTTCAGAAGACGAGGACATGTTTACCATCGACATGAGTTCTGATGATGACACAGAGGCTACATGCAGCAG AGCCATGTCACATGAGCTGTTTGCTGAGCAGCTGAAAGGAACTAGCGCATACACACAGTCTGAAGGGAAATGGACTGGTGTTCAAAG TACAGGGTTGGAGAAGACATGCTCTTTACCCATTCCCACCAATGCAGGATTATCTTTTTCCTGCCCTCAACAAACAGCCATGTTCCAGTCCACACACAG CAGTCCAAATAGCTCCTTGCCATCTACACCCAAGAGTGATTCTGAGTTGCTGAACAGTCAGAAGGGAAAACTAGACAACCCTGAGATGCTGTGGACATGGGGAGAGCTGCCTCATGCTGCCAAG CCTTCATTCCTGCAGCCCCTGCCAGAGCCCATGGTGGTCATACCAAGATCAATGCCACCGTCTGAAAGCACGCACTTCAGAGCCATCACTGGGGATGGAACGGGGGAGTCTCGAAGCAATGATGTGTATGTGCCTGATCTCAGGGCTGGAGGGGCAACATCTGCTCCTGCTGTAGATGTGGAGGCCATCAGTGTAGCCGCCCATCTTATCACAGAACTAGAGGAGGGGCGTCACAGTCCTGGGGCTCATGGCATTAGCAAGACAGACTCTCCATCAAAGAGAAAAG ACAAAAGAAGCCGGCACTTGGGATCAGATGGAATATACCTGGATGACATCACAGAGCTGGAGCCTGAGGTGGCAGCCCTGTACTTCCCAAAGAG TGATGGAACAACTTCTGTGAGGGGAGGGGCAGATCCGAGAAGTGCAAATCAGTCCCCTCAGTCAGTGGGCAGCAGTGGAATGGACAGTGGGGTGGACAGCTTTTCTGACCAGTTAGGAGACTTGCCTCATATTGCCATCTCTCTGTGTGGAGGACTGACAGAAAACAGAGAGATCACTAGAG AGGAATTTGAGGAACGAGCAATATCTTATCAGGAGTTTGCAGATAATCCATCCATCATTGATGATCCCAACCTGGTTGTAAAGATTGGAACTAA GTATTATAATTGGACCACAGCTGCTCCTATCGTACTGGCCGTGCAGGTTTTTCAGAAGCCCTTGCCAAAG GCCACAGTAGAGAACATCATGAAGGAGAAGATGCCCAAGAAAGGAGGACGCTGGTGGTTCTCATGGCGGGGCAGAAACAACAGCTCCAAATCG GAATCAGCATCTGACCAGATTGAAGGTGGAGATGAGTCTATAAGAACAGGAACTGTGAGCAG ATTGAAGGATGAGTCATCATCCAGTGATGATGACAGTGGAAGTGCTAAACAGAATCCCATGAGCAATCAGCCTGAAGTTCTCCACAGCTCGGGAGGCCACTGGTACAGGAAGACTCTTCGTTTGTCCACAGAACAGCTA GCCAGTCTGCACTTAAAAGATGGCCCCAATGATGTGGCCTTCAGCGTCACCACCCAGTACCAGGGCACCTGCCGCTGTGAGGGCACCATTTATCTGTGGAACTGGGATGACAAGATAGTGATTTCAGATATTGATGGCACCATCACAAG GTCTGACACCCTGGGACACATTTTACCAACTCTGGGTAAAGACTGGACCCATCAGGGCATTGCACGACTCTACCACAGAGTCAGCCA GAATGGCTACAAATTTATGTACTGTTCAGCTCGGGCTATTGGCATGGCTGACATGACCCGGGGTTACCTGCACTGGGTTAATGAAAGAGGCACTATGCTACCCATGGGACCTGTGCTGCTTAGTCCTAGCAGTCTGTTCTCTGCATTTCACAG GGAGGTCATTGAGAAGAAGCCAGAAAAGTTTAAAATCGAATGTCTGACCGATATTAAAAATCTGTTCTATCCAAACAAAGAACCTTTCTATGCTGCTTTCGGAAACAGGGCAACA GATGTTTATTCATATAAAGAGGTGGGAGTGCCTTTGAACAGAATATTCACTGTGAATCCTAAAGGAGAGCTCATCCAAGAACACGCAAAGACCAACATATCATC CTATGGCCGTCTGTGTGAGGTCGTAGACCATGTCTTCCCTCTTCTGATCAGAGGGAACACCACAGACTTCCCCTGTTCAGACACTTTCAGCCAGTTCACTTTCTGGAGAGAGCAGTTACCAGAAGTAGACAAGCAGGATGAAAATTCAGAGAGCAGCTGA